A region of Chloracidobacterium sp. DNA encodes the following proteins:
- a CDS encoding sigma-54-dependent Fis family transcriptional regulator, which produces MAKKGSILICDDEEIMRDVLETILSGAGYKVELAKTGEEAVELYSQKPFDVVLMDVSMPGIGGLTALEQLIKFDAEAVVLMVTAYATFDTAISAWEKGATGVIRKPFKNEQILVLVAKGIKKRHKEEERQNLRQAMVRSVQREGFIGRSEIMENVFRLVERVAPARSTVLITGESGTGKELVAKAIHQASPRAGDPFVVVNCSNIPSELLESELFGHTKGAFTGAVAAKKGLFEVADTGSIFLDEIGDLRPEIQVRLLRVIQEREFTPIGETTPTKVDVRIIAATNVDLKEAVKNGQFREDLYYRLSVVPMELPPLRERKEDILPLAQHFVRKYSEENGREISEQLSPEVLSLLETYNYPGNVRELENIIERAIVIAPGNEITVECLRAEVRDPELAMEMMASSDGVSHDIDIAHGVNFYDEVKKFEIDLIRRSLDQTAGHQSRAARLLGLNATTLNSKIKTYNIRPRN; this is translated from the coding sequence ATGGCTAAGAAAGGCTCGATCCTGATCTGCGACGACGAAGAGATAATGCGCGACGTGCTCGAAACTATACTTTCGGGCGCGGGCTATAAGGTCGAGCTTGCAAAAACCGGCGAAGAGGCGGTCGAGCTGTACTCGCAAAAGCCATTTGACGTAGTGCTGATGGACGTTTCGATGCCAGGCATCGGCGGCCTGACGGCGCTCGAACAATTGATAAAGTTCGACGCTGAAGCGGTGGTTTTGATGGTCACGGCTTACGCGACATTTGACACGGCGATCTCAGCCTGGGAAAAAGGAGCGACGGGCGTCATCCGCAAGCCATTCAAAAATGAGCAGATTCTAGTGCTCGTTGCCAAAGGCATCAAGAAACGCCACAAAGAAGAAGAGCGTCAAAATCTGCGTCAGGCGATGGTGCGTTCCGTCCAACGCGAAGGCTTCATCGGCCGCAGCGAGATAATGGAAAACGTCTTTCGCCTTGTCGAACGTGTCGCACCTGCGCGTTCGACGGTTTTGATCACCGGCGAAAGCGGCACCGGCAAAGAGCTTGTCGCCAAAGCCATCCACCAAGCAAGTCCGCGGGCGGGTGACCCGTTCGTCGTTGTAAATTGTTCCAACATTCCTTCGGAACTTCTCGAATCGGAACTTTTCGGCCACACAAAAGGCGCTTTTACCGGAGCGGTCGCGGCGAAGAAAGGTCTGTTCGAAGTCGCCGATACAGGCTCGATATTTTTGGATGAGATCGGCGATCTTCGGCCTGAGATCCAGGTCCGTCTACTGCGTGTCATTCAGGAACGCGAGTTTACACCGATCGGTGAAACGACGCCGACCAAAGTCGATGTCCGCATCATCGCCGCGACAAACGTTGACCTGAAAGAAGCCGTAAAGAACGGCCAGTTTCGCGAGGACCTCTACTATCGCCTTTCGGTTGTGCCGATGGAACTTCCGCCGCTGCGGGAACGAAAGGAAGACATCCTGCCGCTTGCCCAGCACTTTGTCCGAAAATACTCCGAGGAAAATGGCCGCGAGATCTCAGAGCAGCTTTCGCCGGAAGTGCTCTCGCTGCTCGAAACCTACAATTATCCCGGCAACGTCCGCGAGCTCGAAAACATAATCGAACGAGCGATCGTCATCGCGCCGGGAAACGAGATCACCGTCGAATGCCTGCGTGCCGAGGTTCGCGATCCCGAACTTGCCATGGAAATGATGGCATCATCTGACGGCGTCTCGCACGACATCGACATCGCCCACGGCGTCAATTTCTACGATGAAGTAAAGAAGTTCGAGATCGACCTTATCCGCCGCTCCCTCGACCAAACCGCCGGCCACCAATCCCGCGCCGCGCGTTTACTCGGCCTCAACGCCACAACCCTAAATTCAAAAATAAAAACCTACAACATCCGCCCCCGAAACTAA
- the wecB gene encoding UDP-N-acetylglucosamine 2-epimerase (non-hydrolyzing) yields MKKIFLIAGARPNFMKVAPIYAEMKRRAAEFEVKIVHTGQHYDAAMSDAFFDDLGMPKPDIHLGVGSGSHAVQTAKIMTEFEPVVLAEKPDWVLVVGDVNSTIACALVCAKLGIKIAHVEAGLRSGDRSMPEEINRILTDSISDLLFTTSQDADENLKREGIPAEKIVFVGNVMIDSLLDHLKLAERSNVRKDVDIEGKDYAVLTLHRPSNVDDKETFSGILDALLSISENLPIIFPVHPRTKAKIEEFGFAGTMENSNIRLIEPLGYLDFMRLYSGAQLVLTDSGGLQEETTVLGIPCLTLRHNTERPVTIEMGTNVLVGTDPEKIRRSAEIALGKDRSSEIKIPPLWDGKTAERICNSLISLTN; encoded by the coding sequence ATGAAGAAAATTTTTCTTATCGCCGGCGCTCGTCCTAACTTCATGAAGGTCGCGCCGATCTATGCTGAGATGAAGCGGCGGGCGGCGGAGTTTGAGGTGAAGATCGTCCACACCGGCCAGCATTACGATGCGGCGATGTCGGATGCGTTCTTTGACGATCTTGGGATGCCGAAGCCGGATATTCATCTGGGTGTTGGGTCGGGTTCGCATGCGGTACAGACGGCTAAGATAATGACGGAGTTTGAGCCGGTTGTACTTGCAGAGAAACCGGATTGGGTTTTGGTGGTCGGCGATGTAAATTCGACGATTGCGTGTGCATTGGTCTGCGCAAAACTCGGCATAAAGATCGCCCATGTCGAGGCGGGCTTGCGTTCCGGCGACCGTTCGATGCCCGAAGAGATCAATCGCATACTAACCGATTCGATCTCGGATCTGCTGTTTACAACCTCGCAGGATGCAGATGAGAATTTAAAGCGCGAAGGAATTCCGGCGGAAAAGATCGTCTTTGTCGGCAATGTGATGATCGACTCGCTGCTCGATCATTTGAAATTGGCGGAAAGGTCGAATGTCCGAAAAGACGTCGATATAGAAGGCAAAGATTACGCGGTTCTCACGCTCCATCGTCCGTCGAACGTTGATGATAAAGAAACGTTCTCCGGCATACTCGACGCATTGCTTTCGATATCAGAAAACCTGCCGATCATCTTTCCGGTCCATCCGCGAACAAAAGCCAAGATCGAAGAATTCGGTTTTGCAGGCACAATGGAAAACTCAAACATTCGTCTGATCGAACCACTCGGTTATCTTGATTTTATGCGGCTTTACAGCGGGGCGCAGTTAGTGTTGACCGATTCCGGCGGGTTGCAGGAAGAGACGACCGTGCTCGGCATTCCGTGCCTGACACTGCGGCACAACACCGAACGCCCGGTCACGATCGAGATGGGAACAAATGTTCTGGTTGGTACCGATCCGGAAAAGATTCGACGCTCCGCCGAAATTGCTCTTGGCAAGGATAGAAGTTCCGAAATAAAAATCCCTCCGCTCTGGGATGGCAAAACGGCGGAACGCATCTGCAACTCTCTTATTTCTTTAACGAATTAG
- a CDS encoding rhodanese-like domain-containing protein, with protein sequence MWRHMPMKYWRRLVKNRNILQLAVLFLAISSLGFQADCDSSKVAPYVKYNSDADVPRITIEEAKKEFDAGNVVIVDSRGEAQYKQEHIAGALNVPFGAPDNPKFSEIPKGKKIIVYCS encoded by the coding sequence ATGTGGCGGCACATGCCGATGAAGTATTGGAGGCGTTTGGTGAAAAATAGAAATATATTGCAGCTTGCCGTTTTGTTTCTGGCGATCTCTTCTCTCGGTTTTCAGGCCGACTGCGACAGCTCGAAGGTGGCGCCCTACGTTAAATACAATAGTGATGCCGACGTTCCGCGCATCACTATTGAAGAAGCAAAGAAAGAGTTCGACGCGGGAAATGTAGTGATTGTTGACAGCCGCGGTGAAGCGCAATATAAACAAGAACACATCGCCGGAGCATTGAATGTTCCTTTCGGTGCACCGGACAACCCAAAGTTTTCCGAGATACCAAAAGGGAAAAAGATAATAGTCTATTGTTCCTGA
- a CDS encoding metal-binding protein: MPSGKYHDAITFNLALPACAASYAVNGSPSVSAVVFVAFIFGGLMFGPDLDTISRQYSRWLIFRFIWFPYRRFFKHRSRFSHGLIFGALGRVVYFIGVLTLMAFFAAFIYIAFAGGKLPNLIDFARVWKTIGEFTQLYFSEYFLLAVFAGLWFGAASHTFTDMAGSFIKTGRIAKFL; the protein is encoded by the coding sequence ATGCCAAGCGGAAAATATCACGATGCCATCACGTTTAATCTTGCACTTCCGGCGTGTGCGGCGAGTTATGCTGTGAACGGAAGCCCATCGGTCTCGGCGGTCGTGTTCGTAGCATTCATATTTGGCGGATTGATGTTCGGCCCCGATCTTGACACGATTTCGCGTCAGTATTCTCGTTGGTTGATTTTTCGTTTTATTTGGTTTCCGTATCGTCGATTTTTTAAGCACCGTTCGCGATTTTCACACGGATTGATCTTCGGAGCGCTTGGCAGAGTGGTTTATTTCATCGGTGTTTTGACGCTGATGGCATTTTTTGCCGCGTTTATTTACATAGCTTTTGCGGGCGGAAAATTACCAAATCTCATCGATTTCGCACGAGTCTGGAAAACGATCGGCGAATTTACACAGTTGTATTTTAGTGAATATTTTTTGCTCGCAGTATTTGCCGGATTATGGTTTGGGGCGGCAAGTCATACGTTTACCGATATGGCAGGCTCGTTCATAAAAACCGGAAGGATCGCGAAATTTCTTTAA
- the sppA gene encoding signal peptide peptidase SppA — MALSKTGKVFLLLGGIALVLFMVALIAIIYAAKSMGRPDVADNSVLVLNISGELPDYAAEEPLAKAFGISQKQSFTGLLTQMRKAKVDKRIGAVMLEINFPDIGWGKAYELREAIADLKTSGKPVYAYMEIGTNREYYIATAADKIYMPPSGDIYINGFAAEAMFYKGSLDKLGIEADVIQIGPKYKNAPDQYTKKEMSDGQREVINAVLDEYFARFTTAISDTRKKSVEDVKTLIDGAPYNANQAKSFGLIDDALYRDQVDAQLKTALGYKEDAKLRTVTGSAYREVPSDSLGLNNGEKVAVIYASGAINVGKSSNGAFNGEMVGSDTLVDAIKNAGDDKSIKAIVMRVDSPGGSALASDLIWHAIENAKTKKPFVVSMSDVAASGGYYIACNADKIIAEPSTITGSIGVFMGKPVVKGLYDWLGVTNEYVMRGKNAGIFRETEKWTPEEREKMVQQTNTIYFDNFLPKVSKGRNKTAEEVNTLGQGRVWTGTQAKERGLIDEFGGLEKAISVAKELAKLPEDKDVRRIVLPEPRPFLESFLGDDASTESSDTKAEQAQAALLESLPADIRRAFRYAALFDQMQRGEAMLMLPFDLEIK; from the coding sequence ATGGCACTTTCAAAAACGGGAAAAGTATTTTTATTGTTGGGCGGCATCGCGTTGGTTCTTTTTATGGTCGCGTTGATCGCGATCATTTATGCCGCAAAATCGATGGGACGGCCGGATGTGGCGGACAACAGCGTTCTTGTTCTCAATATTTCCGGCGAGCTACCTGACTACGCAGCCGAGGAGCCGCTTGCGAAAGCTTTCGGCATCAGCCAAAAGCAATCGTTTACCGGTCTTCTGACGCAGATGCGAAAAGCGAAGGTTGACAAGCGGATCGGTGCCGTAATGCTCGAGATCAATTTTCCCGACATCGGCTGGGGCAAGGCATATGAACTGCGCGAAGCGATAGCTGATCTAAAAACGTCCGGCAAACCCGTTTACGCCTACATGGAGATCGGCACTAACCGCGAATATTATATCGCCACCGCCGCCGACAAGATCTACATGCCGCCATCGGGTGACATTTACATCAATGGATTTGCCGCCGAAGCGATGTTTTACAAAGGTTCGCTCGACAAGCTCGGCATTGAGGCCGATGTGATCCAGATCGGGCCGAAATACAAGAACGCACCCGACCAATACACCAAAAAGGAAATGTCCGATGGCCAGCGTGAGGTTATCAATGCAGTTTTGGACGAATATTTTGCCCGCTTTACAACCGCCATTTCCGACACTCGAAAAAAATCGGTCGAAGATGTCAAAACTCTGATCGACGGAGCTCCTTACAATGCAAATCAAGCGAAGTCATTCGGCCTGATCGACGACGCACTGTATCGTGACCAAGTCGATGCGCAATTGAAAACTGCACTCGGTTACAAAGAAGACGCGAAATTGAGAACGGTAACAGGCAGCGCATATCGCGAAGTTCCATCCGATTCGCTCGGTCTGAATAACGGCGAAAAAGTAGCGGTCATCTACGCTTCAGGAGCGATCAACGTCGGCAAATCGAGCAACGGTGCCTTCAACGGTGAAATGGTCGGCTCCGACACGCTTGTCGATGCGATCAAAAATGCCGGTGACGACAAATCGATAAAAGCGATCGTAATGCGAGTCGATTCTCCCGGCGGCTCGGCACTCGCATCCGACTTGATCTGGCACGCCATCGAGAACGCTAAGACAAAGAAACCGTTTGTCGTTTCGATGTCCGACGTGGCGGCTTCGGGTGGTTATTACATCGCGTGCAACGCCGACAAGATCATCGCCGAGCCTTCGACAATTACAGGCTCGATAGGCGTCTTTATGGGCAAACCGGTGGTTAAAGGACTATATGATTGGCTCGGCGTTACAAACGAATATGTAATGCGCGGAAAGAACGCAGGCATCTTTCGTGAGACAGAAAAATGGACGCCCGAAGAACGCGAAAAGATGGTCCAGCAAACCAACACAATTTATTTTGACAACTTTTTGCCAAAGGTCAGTAAAGGCCGCAACAAAACTGCGGAAGAAGTAAACACTCTGGGCCAAGGGCGTGTGTGGACCGGAACTCAGGCAAAAGAGCGCGGCCTTATTGATGAATTTGGTGGTTTGGAAAAGGCGATCTCAGTCGCCAAAGAACTCGCAAAACTGCCCGAAGACAAAGACGTCAGAAGAATTGTCCTGCCGGAGCCAAGGCCTTTTCTCGAAAGTTTTCTCGGAGACGACGCGTCAACCGAATCCTCTGATACAAAAGCAGAACAGGCTCAGGCAGCACTTCTCGAATCTCTGCCTGCCGACATTCGACGAGCGTTCCGCTACGCTGCGCTGTTCGACCAGATGCAGCGCGGAGAAGCAATGCTCATGCTGCCGTTCGATCTCGAGATCAAATAA
- the bcp gene encoding thioredoxin-dependent thiol peroxidase, producing MLKEGDKAPDFNANDQNGEAVKLADLKGQRVVLYFYPKDDTPGCTKEACSFRDADDVYRSKGIRVLGVSTDDEKSHQKFISKFQLPFDLLADTDKKIVEAYGVWGEKSMYGKKYMGTNRKTFLIDEKGKIAKIFDKVDVAAHADEVLEAFGEK from the coding sequence ATGCTGAAAGAAGGCGACAAGGCACCGGATTTTAACGCCAATGACCAAAACGGCGAAGCTGTAAAATTGGCCGATTTAAAGGGCCAGCGAGTGGTTTTGTATTTTTACCCTAAGGACGACACGCCGGGTTGTACAAAAGAAGCTTGCTCGTTCCGTGATGCTGACGACGTTTATCGCAGCAAGGGCATCCGTGTTCTCGGCGTTTCGACCGACGACGAAAAGTCGCATCAGAAATTTATCTCGAAATTCCAACTGCCATTCGACCTGCTGGCAGACACAGACAAAAAGATCGTTGAAGCTTACGGCGTGTGGGGCGAAAAGAGCATGTACGGAAAAAAATACATGGGCACGAATCGCAAGACCTTTTTGATAGATGAAAAAGGCAAGATCGCCAAGATATTTGATAAAGTAGATGTGGCGGCACATGCCGATGAAGTATTGGAGGCGTTTGGTGAAAAATAG
- a CDS encoding nucleotide sugar dehydrogenase, producing the protein MIKNELEKLIEEKGALIGVIGLGYVGLPLIVEFCLKGFKSIGFEVDESKTVEINAGRSYIVDVTSENVKKCLDDGNLTATTDFSKLAECDVIIICVPTPLRKTKDPDMSYILTAGGEIQKYLRRGQLIILESTTYPGTTDEVLQPMFEEKGFKLDEDFLLAFSPERVDPGNPQYQTHNIPKVVGGVSPDSTDVSAMLYGHIVEQVHIVSSARVAEAAKLWENTFRAINIGMANEMAKLCNALGIDTWEVVRAAATKPFGFMPFYPGPGIGGHCIPLDPHYLSWKARQHGFDSKFISLAEQVNSNMPAYVVELATAALNDNKKAVNGSKVLILGVAYKKDIDDMRESPALSIIDLLRADGADVYYHDPFVPEVTFDHAYTIGDAEPLYNKELTDSLIADSDCVIICTEHSDIDYARVCKLASVIVDTRNALSVETRNGSKARVVRL; encoded by the coding sequence ATGATAAAGAACGAATTAGAGAAGCTAATTGAAGAAAAGGGAGCGCTTATTGGCGTCATTGGATTGGGCTACGTCGGCTTGCCGCTGATCGTCGAATTTTGTCTAAAGGGATTTAAATCGATCGGCTTTGAGGTCGATGAGTCAAAAACCGTCGAGATCAATGCCGGACGCTCGTACATCGTTGATGTCACCAGCGAGAACGTCAAAAAGTGTTTAGATGACGGTAATCTGACCGCGACGACCGATTTCAGCAAGCTGGCCGAGTGTGACGTGATAATTATCTGCGTTCCAACCCCCTTGCGAAAGACAAAAGATCCAGATATGTCGTACATTTTGACTGCCGGCGGCGAGATTCAAAAATACTTGCGGCGAGGCCAGTTGATCATACTCGAATCGACGACCTATCCGGGTACGACCGACGAAGTTTTGCAGCCGATGTTCGAGGAGAAAGGATTTAAGCTCGACGAAGATTTTCTGCTGGCGTTTTCGCCTGAGCGTGTCGATCCCGGCAATCCCCAATACCAGACGCACAACATTCCGAAGGTCGTCGGCGGTGTTTCGCCCGATTCGACCGACGTTTCCGCGATGCTGTACGGGCATATCGTTGAACAGGTACATATTGTGTCTTCAGCCCGCGTCGCCGAAGCGGCAAAGCTGTGGGAAAACACGTTTAGGGCAATAAACATAGGCATGGCGAACGAGATGGCAAAGCTTTGCAACGCTCTCGGAATCGACACATGGGAAGTGGTCAGAGCTGCTGCGACAAAGCCGTTTGGCTTTATGCCGTTCTATCCCGGCCCCGGAATCGGCGGCCACTGCATACCGCTCGACCCGCATTATTTGTCGTGGAAGGCACGCCAGCACGGATTTGATTCGAAATTTATCTCGCTTGCCGAACAGGTAAATTCAAACATGCCTGCGTATGTCGTCGAACTAGCCACAGCGGCCCTGAACGACAACAAAAAAGCGGTTAACGGCTCGAAGGTCCTGATTCTAGGCGTCGCTTATAAAAAAGACATCGACGATATGCGGGAATCTCCTGCTCTGTCGATCATCGACCTCTTACGAGCCGACGGAGCCGACGTTTATTACCATGATCCGTTTGTTCCCGAAGTTACATTTGATCACGCATACACGATCGGCGACGCGGAGCCGCTTTATAACAAAGAGCTTACAGACTCGCTGATTGCTGATTCAGACTGCGTAATAATCTGCACGGAACATTCGGACATAGATTACGCGCGAGTTTGCAAACTTGCTTCCGTCATTGTAGATACACGAAACGCTCTTTCTGTGGAAACACGCAACGGCAGTAAAGCGAGGGTCGTCAGGCTGTAG